Proteins from a genomic interval of Eulemur rufifrons isolate Redbay chromosome 10, OSU_ERuf_1, whole genome shotgun sequence:
- the DUSP1 gene encoding dual specificity protein phosphatase 1 has product MVMEVGTLDAGGLRALLGERAAQCLLLDCRSFFAFNAGHIAGSVNVRFSTIVRRRAKGAMGLEHIVPNAELRGRLLAGAYHAVVLLDERSAALDGAKRDGTLALAAGALCREARAAQVFFLKGGYEAFSASCPELCSKQSTPMGLSLPLSTSVPDSAESGCSSCSTPLYDQGGPVEILPFLYLGSAYHASRKDMLDALGITALINVSANCPNHFEGHYQYKSIPVEDNHKADISSWFNEAIDFIDSIKNAGGRVFVHCQAGISRSATICLAYLMRTNRVKLDEAFEFVKQRRSIISPNFSFMGQLLQFESQVLAPHCAAEAGSPAMAVLDRGASTTTVFNFPVSIPVHPTNSALSYLQSPITTSPSC; this is encoded by the exons ATGGTCATGGAAGTGGGCACGCTGGACGCCGGGGGCCTGCGGGCGCTGCTGGGCGAGCGCGCGGCGCAGTGCCTGCTGCTGGACTGCCGCTCCTTCTTCGCCTTCAACGCCGGCCACATCGCCGGCTCGGTCAACGTGCGCTTCAGCACCATCGTGCGGCGCCGCGCCAAGGGCGCCATGGGCCTGGAGCACATCGTGCCCAACGCCGAGCTGCGCGGCCGCCTGCTGGCCGGCGCCTACCACGCCGTGGTGCTCCTGGACGAGCGCAGCGCCGCGCTGGACGGCGCCAAGCGCGACGGCACCCTGGCCCTGGCCGCCGGCGCGCTCTGCCGCGAGGCGCGCGCCGCGCAGGTCTTCTTCCTCAAAG GAGGCTATGAAGCTTTTTCGGCTTCCTGCCCGGAGCTGTGCAGCAAACAGTCGACCCCCATGGGGCTCAGCCTTCCCCTGAGTACTAGCGTCCCTGACAGCGCGGAATCCGGGTGCAGTTCCTGCAGTACCCCACTCTATGATCAG GGTGGCCCAGTGGAGATCCTGCCCTTTCTGTACTTGGGCAGTGCCTATCACGCTTCCCGCAAGGACATGCTGGATGCCTTGGGCATCACTGCCTTGATCAATGTCTCAGCCAATTGTCCCAACCATTTTGAGGGTCACTACCAGTACAAGAGCATCCCTGTGGAAGACAACCACAAGGCAGACATCAGCTCATGGTTCAACGAGGCAATCGACTTCATAG ACTCCATCAAGAATGCTGGAGGAAGGGTGTTTGTCCACTGCCAGGCGGGCATTTCCCGATCGGCCACCATCTGCCTCGCTTACCTTATGAGGACTAACCGAGTCAAGCTGGACGAGGCCTTTGAGTTTGTGAAGCAGAGGCGAAGCATCATCTCCCCCAACTTCAGCTTCATGGGCCAGCTGCTGCAGTTTGAGTCTCAGGTGCTGGCTCCACACTGTGCAGCAGAGGCCGGGAGCCCCGCCATGGCTGTGCTCGACCGGGGTGCCTCCACCACCACGGTCTTCAACTTCCCCGTCTCCATCCCCGTCCACCCCACGAACAGTGCACTGAGCTACCTTCAGAGCCCCATCACGACTTCTCCCAGCTGCTGA